A part of Hippea maritima DSM 10411 genomic DNA contains:
- a CDS encoding TAXI family TRAP transporter solute-binding subunit, translating to MRKLVYGLLAFVFMLTLGFSANAKVTFVTIGTGGVTGVYYPAGGAISKMVNAKFKQYHIKMTVESTGGSVYNINAVLSGDLDFGICQSDRQYEAWYGLAEWKKKGPQKNLRSVFTLHPESITLVASVNSGIKSVYDLKGKRVNLGNPGSGQLQNSKDILKAFGISLKDIKPEYVKAVEAPGLLQDGRIDAFFYTVGHPNGNIKEATSGRIKVRIVPITGKPVEKLLKEHPYYAKAEIPVKKFYPMAANEKPVIWTVGVKATVVTSKNEPDNVVYAITKEVFDHLDTFKKLHPAFSILTKKNMLEGLTAPIHPGALKYYKESGLIKYIPKNLIK from the coding sequence ATGAGGAAGCTCGTTTACGGATTGTTGGCATTTGTGTTTATGCTAACGCTTGGTTTTAGTGCCAATGCAAAGGTTACTTTTGTCACCATAGGAACAGGTGGTGTTACAGGAGTTTACTATCCTGCTGGTGGCGCTATTTCCAAAATGGTTAATGCCAAATTTAAACAGTATCACATCAAAATGACTGTAGAATCCACTGGTGGTTCTGTTTACAACATTAATGCAGTATTGAGTGGTGATCTTGATTTTGGAATCTGTCAGTCTGATAGGCAGTATGAGGCTTGGTATGGATTGGCAGAGTGGAAGAAGAAGGGTCCTCAGAAGAATTTAAGAAGTGTATTTACCCTTCATCCTGAGTCTATTACACTTGTTGCATCTGTAAATAGTGGAATAAAGAGTGTTTATGATCTTAAGGGTAAAAGGGTTAATTTAGGCAACCCGGGTTCTGGTCAGCTTCAGAACTCAAAAGATATTTTGAAGGCCTTTGGTATTTCTTTAAAGGATATTAAGCCAGAGTATGTAAAGGCTGTTGAGGCGCCCGGTTTACTTCAAGATGGTAGGATCGATGCATTTTTCTATACAGTAGGGCATCCAAATGGAAACATAAAAGAGGCAACAAGTGGCAGAATTAAGGTTAGGATTGTTCCTATTACCGGCAAGCCTGTTGAAAAACTCCTTAAAGAACATCCATACTATGCAAAGGCTGAGATACCTGTAAAGAAATTCTACCCGATGGCTGCAAATGAAAAGCCTGTTATCTGGACTGTTGGTGTTAAAGCTACTGTTGTTACAAGTAAGAACGAACCGGATAATGTAGTTTATGCTATAACTAAAGAGGTCTTTGATCATTTAGATACATTCAAGAAGTTGCATCCGGCATTTTCCATTCTCACAAAGAAAAATATGCTTGAGGGTCTAACGGCTCCTATACATCCCGGGGCTTTGAAATACTATAAAGAAAGTGGTCTTATAAAATACATACCAAAGAATCTTATTAAATAA
- a CDS encoding DUF3108 domain-containing protein codes for MYKFFVAIFLLFSVNAFGFSSFEAKYKFDFSGLTAGYGTLSVEKDNSTYKLNFNGKTTAIVRFFYRLDVNIEDIFNYRQKRSVMYKSYQKTSRSFKKVSVKFDNATYADVLYEKNNNAKKYKITSKNGVYSPLYVYLFFLNRKFEFNKIYYKDVVVSKHLYRVTITPLQIETINLDLLGRKKGKRKALKVSLAFYKLTREGALKKKKEVKKLFAWISMDDPKVPLLIEMWHIIGKFRARLVSLEVY; via the coding sequence ATGTATAAATTTTTTGTTGCTATATTTTTGCTTTTTTCTGTTAATGCTTTTGGGTTTAGCTCTTTTGAGGCTAAGTATAAATTTGATTTTAGTGGTCTTACAGCAGGATACGGCACTCTCTCTGTAGAAAAGGATAACTCTACATATAAACTCAATTTCAATGGAAAAACAACAGCTATAGTTAGATTTTTTTACAGACTTGATGTTAATATAGAAGATATTTTTAATTATAGGCAAAAAAGAAGTGTTATGTATAAAAGCTATCAAAAGACATCAAGAAGTTTTAAGAAAGTTTCTGTAAAATTTGACAATGCAACTTACGCTGATGTTTTATATGAAAAAAACAACAATGCAAAAAAATATAAAATAACCTCAAAAAATGGTGTTTACTCCCCTTTGTACGTCTACCTTTTCTTTTTAAATAGAAAGTTTGAATTTAATAAAATCTACTACAAAGATGTTGTTGTATCAAAGCATTTGTATAGGGTAACTATAACGCCACTACAAATAGAAACAATAAACTTGGATTTGTTAGGTAGAAAAAAGGGAAAAAGAAAGGCGTTAAAGGTTTCTTTGGCTTTTTACAAGTTAACCAGAGAGGGAGCGCTTAAGAAGAAAAAAGAGGTTAAAAAACTCTTTGCCTGGATTTCTATGGATGATCCAAAGGTTCCTTTACTTATAGAGATGTGGCATATTATAGGTAAATTCAGGGCGCGTTTGGTTTCTTTAGAGGTTTACTGA
- a CDS encoding pyridoxal phosphate-dependent aminotransferase has product MSCVNMNVVDLPLSATLEINEKSNLMIAQGKKVYKLGLGQSPFPVPVPVVESLKKYAYIKDYLPVKGLYELREAVRKYYLKSQGIEIETDNILIGPGSKELMFIAQLVMYSELLLPSPSWVSYAPQAKILGRKVSWLNTTKANDWLLKAGTLEEYCKNNPNTSKVMILNYPNNPTGKTYNEGQLKEIAEVARRFGVIIISDEIYGELHHEGKHISIAKFYPEGTIISSGLSKWCGAGGWRLGTFAIPKELSWLADKMASVASETFTSVSAPIQYASIRAFEFDDEIVDYLNRSRRILKGLALYIYDSFNKVGIDTPLADGAFYYLPDFSKLKDKLNRKGIYTSRQLCSTVLDETSVAFLPGDDFGRPSDEFTARIAYVDFDGEVALEAAKKEEVDEKFLRKYCANTIEAIDRVCDWVSGL; this is encoded by the coding sequence ATGTCTTGTGTTAACATGAATGTTGTAGATTTGCCTTTATCTGCCACGCTTGAGATAAATGAAAAAAGCAATCTTATGATTGCCCAAGGAAAAAAGGTTTATAAACTTGGTCTTGGGCAATCACCTTTTCCTGTTCCTGTGCCTGTTGTAGAATCTTTAAAAAAATACGCTTATATTAAAGACTATTTACCTGTGAAGGGGCTTTATGAGTTAAGGGAGGCTGTAAGAAAATATTATTTAAAATCCCAAGGAATTGAAATTGAGACTGATAACATCTTGATAGGTCCGGGATCCAAAGAGTTGATGTTTATAGCACAGCTTGTTATGTATTCTGAGTTGCTTTTACCTTCCCCAAGCTGGGTTTCGTATGCCCCTCAGGCAAAGATCCTGGGCAGGAAGGTGTCCTGGCTTAACACAACAAAAGCAAATGATTGGCTACTTAAAGCTGGCACGCTTGAGGAGTACTGCAAGAATAATCCCAATACATCAAAGGTTATGATTCTTAACTATCCCAACAACCCAACCGGCAAGACATATAACGAGGGTCAGCTTAAAGAGATTGCTGAGGTTGCACGAAGGTTTGGTGTAATTATTATCTCGGATGAGATATACGGCGAATTGCATCATGAGGGTAAACATATATCCATAGCTAAATTTTATCCAGAAGGAACAATAATTAGTAGCGGCTTGAGTAAGTGGTGTGGTGCTGGAGGTTGGAGGCTTGGGACATTTGCCATACCAAAAGAGTTGTCTTGGTTGGCTGATAAGATGGCATCGGTTGCCAGCGAAACATTTACATCAGTCAGTGCACCTATTCAGTATGCTTCCATAAGGGCTTTTGAATTTGATGATGAGATTGTTGATTATCTAAATCGCAGCAGAAGGATCCTTAAAGGTTTGGCGTTGTATATCTATGATAGCTTTAACAAGGTTGGAATAGATACGCCGCTTGCTGATGGGGCATTTTACTATTTACCCGATTTTTCTAAGCTGAAGGATAAACTGAACAGAAAGGGTATATACACAAGCAGGCAGCTCTGCAGCACTGTTTTGGATGAAACCTCCGTTGCATTTTTGCCGGGTGATGATTTTGGAAGGCCTTCTGATGAGTTTACAGCAAGAATAGCATATGTTGATTTTGATGGTGAGGTTGCTTTAGAGGCTGCAAAGAAAGAGGAAGTTGATGAAAAATTCTTGCGCAAATATTGTGCAAATACTATTGAGGCTATAGATAGAGTATGCGATTGGGTTTCAGGGCTATAG
- a CDS encoding TRAP transporter permease produces the protein MDEKKRKLVEELIKEDTGDVRILNKYEHALVMFVGVSWAIFQLLIASVWTLDSTFARSIHLAFAMAMIFLSVPFFKKKKIKALPFLSQREGIPIMDYVFAAIGVATALYITVEWNGISMRMGSPSLTDVVFGVALVVMVFEATRRAVGPALPAVGILFTIYGFLGPYLPDLLAYKGVTLDKYVSQLSLSTEGIFGIPLRVSTNIVYLFVLLGAMLDKAGAGKFFIDLAFAGLGRYKGGPAKSAVVASGLTGLVSGSSVANVVTTGTFTIPLMKKTGYPATKAGATEVAASINGQLMPPIMGAAAFIIAEYVNVPYIAVVKAAFIPALVAYITLFYVSHLEASKLGLKGLPKEELPNAKEVLKNGFHYLIPITWLVVELMVLRHSPAMSAFRTIIILIFVILYQEIMKVKKEGATFADAIKNSLKLTAEAFVSGSRNMVIVALACASAGVVVGLVATGIGSMITELVDAMSHGNIYLLLIITAMASLLLGMGLPTTANYIVMASLTAPVIVTIAQNYGFFVPLMAAHLFCFYFGIIADDTPPVGLAAYAAAALADADPIPTAVQGFIYDMRTAILPFMFVFNPDLILHHITSWPKIIMIFAMAVLGSFAFASALQGWFLTKNKWYEIPFFLFTSWVLFNPAGILHWLHLPTNMKYYMYFIGLGVFALLYLEQKMRIKSKPAMAA, from the coding sequence ATGGATGAGAAAAAAAGAAAACTTGTAGAGGAACTGATAAAGGAAGATACAGGCGATGTAAGGATACTCAATAAGTATGAACATGCCCTTGTTATGTTTGTTGGTGTTAGCTGGGCAATATTTCAACTTTTAATAGCAAGCGTATGGACGCTTGATTCCACTTTCGCACGTTCCATACACCTTGCATTTGCTATGGCGATGATATTTTTGTCTGTCCCATTTTTTAAAAAGAAAAAAATAAAGGCCTTACCGTTTCTGTCTCAAAGAGAAGGGATTCCAATAATGGATTATGTATTTGCAGCTATAGGTGTTGCTACAGCTCTTTATATAACTGTTGAATGGAATGGTATATCCATGCGCATGGGCTCGCCCAGTTTAACTGACGTTGTTTTCGGGGTGGCTTTAGTTGTAATGGTGTTTGAGGCAACAAGGAGAGCTGTAGGACCTGCTTTGCCTGCTGTAGGAATACTTTTTACGATCTACGGTTTTTTAGGACCCTATCTTCCAGATTTGCTGGCTTATAAAGGCGTTACACTTGATAAATATGTCAGTCAATTATCTTTATCCACTGAGGGCATTTTTGGTATTCCTTTGAGGGTTTCTACAAATATTGTCTATCTGTTTGTTTTACTCGGTGCTATGCTTGATAAGGCTGGTGCAGGTAAATTTTTTATCGATCTTGCCTTTGCTGGGCTTGGGAGATATAAAGGAGGACCTGCGAAATCCGCTGTTGTGGCAAGCGGCTTAACCGGTCTTGTATCGGGTTCATCGGTTGCAAATGTTGTTACAACAGGAACATTTACTATTCCTCTGATGAAAAAAACAGGTTATCCTGCAACTAAGGCAGGAGCTACAGAGGTGGCGGCAAGCATTAATGGTCAGCTAATGCCACCAATTATGGGTGCTGCTGCATTTATTATAGCTGAATATGTCAATGTTCCTTATATTGCCGTTGTAAAAGCCGCATTTATTCCGGCTCTGGTTGCATATATCACACTGTTCTATGTTTCCCATTTGGAGGCAAGTAAACTTGGGCTTAAGGGTTTGCCTAAAGAAGAGTTGCCCAACGCTAAAGAGGTTTTGAAAAATGGATTCCATTATTTGATTCCTATTACTTGGCTTGTTGTTGAATTGATGGTTTTAAGGCACTCCCCTGCTATGTCTGCTTTTAGAACAATTATTATACTTATTTTTGTTATATTGTATCAGGAGATTATGAAGGTTAAAAAAGAAGGAGCGACCTTTGCTGATGCTATCAAAAATTCCCTTAAACTCACGGCTGAAGCATTTGTTTCCGGCTCAAGAAATATGGTTATAGTGGCTTTAGCTTGTGCTTCTGCTGGTGTTGTGGTGGGTCTTGTTGCCACAGGTATAGGAAGTATGATAACAGAGCTTGTAGATGCTATGTCCCATGGAAACATATATTTGTTGTTGATCATTACGGCTATGGCAAGCTTACTTTTGGGTATGGGTCTTCCTACAACGGCAAATTACATCGTTATGGCATCTTTAACGGCTCCTGTTATTGTTACAATTGCTCAAAATTACGGATTTTTTGTTCCATTAATGGCAGCTCATCTATTCTGTTTCTATTTTGGAATCATAGCTGACGATACACCGCCTGTGGGATTGGCTGCATACGCTGCTGCGGCATTGGCCGATGCCGATCCTATACCAACAGCAGTCCAGGGGTTTATTTACGATATGAGAACAGCTATCTTGCCCTTTATGTTTGTATTTAATCCGGATTTAATACTCCATCATATAACAAGTTGGCCTAAGATAATAATGATATTTGCAATGGCTGTGTTAGGTTCTTTTGCTTTTGCCAGTGCACTTCAAGGATGGTTCTTAACAAAGAATAAGTGGTATGAGATACCGTTCTTCTTGTTTACATCATGGGTGTTATTTAATCCAGCTGGTATTTTGCATTGGCTTCACTTGCCAACCAATATGAAATATTATATGTATTTTATCGGTTTGGGTGTATTTGCGCTACTCTACCTTGAGCAAAAAATGAGGATAAAATCAAAGCCAGCAATGGCTGCTTAA
- a CDS encoding YbaK/EbsC family protein, producing the protein MPKKEKLPSTQALRFLRSNEVKFKPYFYKYIDHGGTLESSKQLNVEEHRIVKTLIFEDNSSKPFVVLMNGDYEVSSKKLARVLGVKNVKIAPSEKAEKYSGYKVGGTSPFGLKTKMNIFAQKDIFEFDTILINGGQRGFLVEISTEDLKKVLNLIVVDVAITKK; encoded by the coding sequence ATGCCGAAAAAGGAAAAACTACCATCTACTCAGGCATTGAGGTTTTTAAGGTCGAATGAGGTTAAATTTAAACCCTATTTTTATAAATATATTGACCACGGTGGGACTTTAGAATCTTCAAAGCAGCTTAACGTAGAAGAGCACAGAATAGTTAAAACGCTTATTTTTGAGGATAACTCATCAAAGCCTTTTGTAGTCTTAATGAATGGAGATTATGAAGTCTCATCTAAGAAGCTTGCCCGAGTTTTGGGTGTAAAAAACGTTAAAATAGCTCCTTCTGAGAAGGCTGAGAAGTATTCTGGTTATAAGGTTGGTGGTACATCGCCTTTTGGCTTAAAAACAAAGATGAATATTTTTGCTCAAAAGGATATATTTGAATTTGATACAATTCTGATAAATGGTGGCCAACGTGGTTTTTTAGTTGAAATAAGCACTGAAGATTTAAAAAAAGTATTGAATTTAATAGTTGTGGATGTAGCGATTACTAAAAAATAA
- a CDS encoding NAD-dependent epimerase has product MKILITGTAGFIGFHLANKLAKDGFEIVGIDNINDYYDVGLKYARLKESGIEEAKIEYSRPVRSSKYNNYTFVRLDLKDKEGVDALFKDFGFDAVCNLAAQAGVRYSLKNPYSYIDSNIYGFLNILEACRHFGVENLSFASSSSVYGLNKKQPFSEKHNVDHPISLYAATKKSNELMAHTYSYLYGLRITGLRFFTVYGPWGRPDMALFRFVKNILEDKPIDVYNYGKMERDFTYIDDIVEGIVRVIKNPAKPNEEWNALNPDPSSSKVAYRIYNIGNNSPVSLDMFIKIIEKELGRRAKKNLLPMQPGDVESTYADVSALIEELNYKPHTPPEIGIKNFIEWYRSFYGV; this is encoded by the coding sequence ATGAAAATATTAATAACAGGCACAGCTGGTTTTATAGGGTTTCACTTAGCGAACAAACTTGCAAAAGATGGTTTTGAAATCGTGGGTATTGATAATATAAACGATTATTACGATGTAGGGCTGAAATACGCAAGGCTAAAAGAGTCTGGCATTGAGGAAGCCAAGATAGAATACTCCAGACCCGTTAGGTCTTCAAAGTACAATAATTACACATTTGTTAGGCTTGATTTGAAGGATAAGGAGGGTGTAGATGCTCTCTTTAAGGATTTTGGATTTGATGCTGTATGTAATTTAGCAGCTCAGGCGGGTGTTAGGTATTCTTTGAAAAATCCGTATTCTTACATAGATAGCAATATATATGGTTTTTTGAATATACTTGAGGCCTGCAGACATTTTGGTGTTGAGAATTTAAGCTTTGCCTCATCCTCCAGCGTATATGGCTTAAACAAAAAACAGCCCTTTTCAGAAAAACACAATGTTGACCACCCCATTAGTCTATATGCTGCAACAAAGAAATCTAATGAGCTGATGGCCCACACCTATAGCTATTTATACGGCTTAAGGATTACTGGGTTGAGGTTTTTTACTGTCTATGGTCCTTGGGGTAGACCCGATATGGCTCTTTTTAGATTTGTTAAAAATATATTAGAGGATAAACCTATAGATGTTTACAATTATGGCAAGATGGAGAGGGATTTTACCTATATCGACGATATAGTGGAGGGTATTGTTAGGGTTATAAAGAACCCTGCAAAACCCAATGAAGAATGGAATGCTTTAAACCCCGACCCTTCAAGTTCTAAGGTTGCTTATAGGATTTACAATATAGGGAATAATTCGCCGGTAAGTCTTGATATGTTCATTAAGATAATAGAAAAAGAGCTAGGCAGAAGAGCAAAGAAAAACCTTTTGCCCATGCAGCCTGGTGATGTTGAATCAACCTACGCGGATGTATCTGCATTAATAGAAGAATTGAATTACAAGCCGCATACGCCACCTGAGATAGGTATAAAGAACTTTATTGAGTGGTATAGAAGTTTCTATGGGGTATAA
- the dnaE gene encoding DNA polymerase III subunit alpha, which translates to MAFVHLHNHSEYSLLDGASRIKHMVEKAKNSGMPAVALTDHGNMFGALEFYKTAKSNGIKPILGFEGYISPTTLDDKQTKGNYHITLLAKNKKGYENIMYLCSMAFLKGFYYKPRIDKNLLREHSEGIIAGSACLHGEVQLRLLDNDFEGAKKVVQEYKEIFGKENFFLEIMRHGLEDQQRIDKEIIRLGLETDTPIVATNDCHYLNKEDAIAQDALLCVQTNKHLDDQDRMKMGSQEFYFKTEEEMLEVFKDNPEFVHNSKVIADMCNVELELGKLAPPHYRTPDGSDEKEYLRRLAYKGLEEKTAGFDNGKKELYKKRLEHELAIIEQMGFSGYFLIVWDFVNYAKRNGIPVGPGRGSAAGSLVSYSIGITDIDPIKYNLLFERFLNPERVTMPDIDVDFCAERRDEVIHYVREKYGEYNVAQVITFGTMGAKAVVRDVARVMGFPYKEADRIAKMIPNGEDLDGAIKSNTQLKQEIEKDDNVKKLFEISKTLEGVKRHASIHAAGVVISTEPIYKSCPLYKAPGEDTIAVQFSKDFLEDIGLIKFDFLGLKNLTVIDTTVKLIGNGFDISKIPLDDKETYKLLQKGDTLGVFQLESSGMQRLIMDLKPTVFEDLIALVALYRPGPLGSGMVQDFIDRKHGKKPIEYPLPELEGILKDTYGIILYQEQVMQIASKLAGYSLGEADILRRAMGKKKKEVMDQQRGIFVKRAVERGVSKEKAEEIFDLMAKFAEYGFNKSHSAAYAYIAYQTAYLKAHYPAYFMSALLTSEKNNTDNIAKYIEECNRMKITVLPPDINDSFHDFAVAEKDGKKVIRFGFSAIKNVGDAAIENIIEIRKESKFESIFDFLKRTDTRKVNKKVLESLIKSGCFDSLHQNRATLLASVDVLLDWVSTNAKKANKKMVALFGSTKQEEAYPELIDVEELTQEKILEYERELLGFFVSSNPLSKYENMVNAVITADSETASTVFDKEVVMAGIPVAIRKMKTKRKESMAIVKFMDLKGTFEATVFPKLYEKYGKLFDESKLLIIIGNIDPTTEKVNLIVKDIIEYSKLSNYIDGVEVFLSEKDIGSIEKIKTILQRNKGDKPLFIRFKDKNALYTVHTYMKIAATATLLETLKKHNIRVRLAFKKEGY; encoded by the coding sequence ATGGCTTTTGTGCATTTGCATAACCATTCAGAATATAGTCTGCTTGATGGTGCAAGCAGAATAAAACATATGGTGGAGAAGGCCAAAAATAGCGGCATGCCTGCGGTAGCCCTCACAGACCACGGCAACATGTTTGGGGCTTTGGAGTTCTACAAAACCGCAAAATCAAATGGCATAAAGCCCATACTTGGCTTTGAGGGATACATATCACCTACGACATTGGATGATAAACAAACAAAGGGTAATTATCACATAACACTTCTTGCCAAAAACAAGAAAGGCTATGAGAACATAATGTACCTATGTAGTATGGCTTTCTTGAAAGGCTTCTATTACAAGCCACGCATAGACAAAAATCTACTAAGAGAGCACTCAGAGGGCATCATAGCAGGTAGTGCTTGCCTTCATGGGGAAGTTCAATTGAGACTTTTAGACAACGACTTTGAAGGTGCAAAAAAGGTTGTTCAAGAATACAAGGAGATCTTCGGCAAGGAGAACTTCTTCCTTGAGATCATGAGGCATGGATTGGAAGACCAGCAAAGGATAGACAAGGAAATAATAAGATTGGGTTTAGAAACAGACACACCCATAGTTGCTACAAACGATTGCCACTACTTAAACAAAGAGGATGCTATAGCCCAAGATGCTCTCCTTTGCGTTCAGACAAATAAGCACTTAGACGACCAAGACAGGATGAAGATGGGTTCTCAGGAGTTTTATTTCAAAACCGAAGAGGAGATGCTGGAAGTTTTCAAAGACAATCCAGAGTTTGTCCATAACTCTAAAGTAATAGCAGACATGTGTAATGTGGAGTTAGAGTTAGGCAAACTTGCACCGCCCCATTATCGTACACCCGATGGTTCAGATGAAAAAGAATATCTGCGCAGGCTTGCTTATAAAGGCTTGGAAGAAAAAACCGCGGGTTTTGATAATGGTAAAAAGGAATTGTACAAAAAGAGACTTGAACATGAGCTTGCTATAATAGAACAGATGGGCTTTTCAGGCTACTTCCTTATCGTTTGGGACTTTGTTAATTATGCTAAGAGAAATGGTATTCCTGTTGGTCCTGGAAGGGGTTCTGCAGCTGGTAGCCTTGTTTCATACTCAATTGGTATAACAGACATAGACCCGATAAAATACAACCTCCTATTTGAGCGCTTCCTTAATCCGGAAAGGGTAACAATGCCAGACATAGATGTGGACTTCTGCGCAGAAAGGCGTGATGAGGTCATACACTATGTGAGGGAGAAGTATGGGGAGTATAATGTAGCCCAGGTCATCACCTTTGGAACGATGGGCGCAAAGGCTGTTGTTAGGGATGTTGCTCGTGTTATGGGTTTCCCCTACAAAGAAGCAGATAGAATAGCCAAGATGATACCAAACGGTGAAGATTTAGATGGTGCAATAAAATCCAATACCCAACTAAAACAAGAAATAGAAAAAGACGATAATGTTAAGAAACTCTTTGAGATATCAAAAACACTTGAGGGGGTTAAACGCCATGCCTCCATTCATGCAGCAGGCGTTGTAATTTCTACAGAGCCCATCTATAAAAGCTGTCCCCTGTACAAAGCGCCGGGTGAAGATACTATAGCCGTTCAATTCTCAAAAGATTTTCTGGAAGACATAGGGCTTATTAAGTTTGACTTTTTGGGGCTTAAAAACCTGACCGTTATAGATACTACGGTAAAGCTTATTGGCAATGGGTTTGATATATCTAAGATTCCGCTTGATGATAAAGAAACATACAAACTTTTACAAAAAGGCGATACACTTGGCGTTTTTCAGCTTGAGTCATCCGGAATGCAAAGGCTTATTATGGATTTGAAGCCCACTGTATTTGAAGATCTAATAGCCCTTGTGGCACTATATAGACCGGGCCCGTTAGGTAGCGGCATGGTTCAAGACTTCATAGATAGAAAACACGGCAAAAAACCCATTGAATACCCGTTGCCTGAACTTGAGGGTATTCTAAAAGATACATACGGAATAATACTGTACCAAGAGCAGGTTATGCAGATAGCAAGTAAACTTGCAGGCTACTCTTTAGGTGAAGCAGATATCCTAAGAAGAGCAATGGGTAAGAAGAAGAAAGAAGTTATGGATCAGCAGAGGGGCATCTTTGTTAAAAGGGCTGTCGAGCGCGGGGTGTCCAAGGAAAAGGCAGAGGAGATTTTTGATTTGATGGCAAAATTTGCAGAGTATGGTTTTAATAAATCTCACTCTGCTGCCTATGCCTACATTGCCTATCAGACGGCGTATCTGAAGGCACATTATCCAGCATACTTCATGAGTGCATTACTAACAAGCGAAAAAAACAATACGGATAACATAGCCAAATATATAGAAGAGTGTAATCGTATGAAGATAACCGTGTTGCCACCGGATATTAACGACAGCTTTCACGACTTTGCCGTTGCAGAGAAAGACGGTAAAAAGGTTATCAGATTTGGTTTTTCTGCCATAAAGAACGTAGGAGATGCTGCAATAGAAAACATCATTGAGATTAGAAAAGAATCTAAGTTTGAAAGCATATTCGACTTTTTGAAGAGGACTGATACAAGAAAGGTTAATAAGAAAGTATTGGAAAGTCTTATAAAGAGCGGGTGTTTTGATTCCCTGCATCAGAATAGGGCTACTCTTTTGGCTTCTGTAGATGTTTTACTTGATTGGGTTTCAACCAATGCAAAAAAGGCCAATAAAAAGATGGTGGCTCTTTTTGGGTCTACTAAACAAGAAGAGGCTTATCCTGAACTTATTGATGTTGAAGAGCTTACCCAGGAAAAGATCTTGGAATATGAAAGAGAGCTCCTGGGTTTCTTTGTAAGCTCAAATCCGCTGAGCAAGTACGAAAACATGGTAAATGCAGTTATTACAGCAGACAGCGAAACAGCCTCAACTGTTTTTGATAAAGAGGTTGTAATGGCGGGGATACCTGTGGCTATAAGGAAGATGAAAACAAAAAGAAAAGAGTCTATGGCCATTGTTAAGTTTATGGATCTTAAGGGAACATTTGAAGCTACAGTATTTCCCAAACTCTATGAGAAATATGGGAAGCTTTTTGATGAAAGTAAGCTTCTTATTATTATAGGCAATATAGATCCAACTACAGAAAAGGTTAACCTTATTGTCAAAGATATAATTGAGTATAGTAAACTATCCAACTATATTGATGGTGTGGAGGTCTTTTTGAGCGAGAAAGATATAGGCTCTATTGAGAAAATAAAGACAATACTCCAAAGGAATAAGGGCGATAAGCCACTATTTATAAGGTTTAAAGATAAAAATGCGCTTTATACAGTACATACCTATATGAAAATAGCTGCAACTGCTACATTACTTGAGACTTTAAAGAAACATAACATAAGAGTCAGACTTGCTTTTAAGAAGGAGGGATATTGA